One region of Bdellovibrio bacteriovorus genomic DNA includes:
- a CDS encoding tetratricopeptide repeat protein codes for MKQLRLLAATVLATLPLTVLAKPGASSQKLSAKELQQESLLVELTGKDISKENDITLYAEMVSAYQNDDEIAFKSRLQSLLSRFPQSSYADNALFLAGRMAVDHNNFAEAVKYFARIEKEYPRSNKVAAAKFAKAMTYKRMNLPEYALMTLKEVRTKYPGSPESFRADAEIRMTK; via the coding sequence ATGAAGCAACTTAGACTATTAGCAGCAACGGTCCTTGCGACCCTTCCTTTGACAGTATTAGCGAAGCCTGGAGCATCTTCCCAAAAGCTTTCAGCGAAAGAACTTCAGCAAGAGTCTTTGCTGGTGGAGCTGACAGGAAAAGACATTTCTAAAGAAAATGACATCACACTCTATGCTGAAATGGTAAGCGCTTATCAGAATGACGATGAAATTGCATTTAAGAGTCGTCTGCAAAGCTTGCTTTCAAGATTTCCGCAAAGTTCTTACGCGGACAACGCACTTTTTCTTGCCGGTCGCATGGCCGTGGATCACAACAACTTCGCAGAAGCCGTAAAATACTTTGCTCGTATTGAAAAAGAATATCCTCGCAGCAACAAAGTGGCGGCGGCAAAATTCGCAAAAGCCATGACGTACAAACGCATGAACTTGCCGGAATATGCGCTCATGACTTTGAAAGAAGTGCGCACAAAATATCCTGGCAGCCCGGAATCCTTCCGTGCTGACGCTGAAATCAGAATGACGAAATAA
- a CDS encoding hydrolase has protein sequence MKGFIFFLILGSASLTQDFPARSYFIVWNVGQGQWLTAVTPSECHHFDMGGEFFPWEKVLHQCANKDNRAYLSHWDWDHVGALSKTAKIARFEKFCIQLKPQGKSSRGKMKMLKKYSECPSRPEFSLWSPKAAKNSNELSHVVAFKEYLIPGDSTSRQEKVWSSLKAFRNSHVLILGHHGSHTSTSEKLLSSLPELRMGVASARWSRYRHPHSEVQWRLLKRKIPLLRTEDWGNIWFE, from the coding sequence ATGAAGGGCTTCATCTTCTTTTTAATTTTAGGAAGTGCCAGTCTTACCCAAGATTTTCCCGCGCGATCGTATTTCATTGTTTGGAATGTGGGACAGGGGCAATGGTTAACGGCCGTAACGCCCAGTGAGTGTCATCACTTTGATATGGGTGGAGAGTTCTTCCCTTGGGAGAAAGTTCTTCACCAGTGCGCGAATAAAGACAATCGGGCTTACTTAAGCCATTGGGACTGGGATCATGTCGGAGCTTTAAGTAAAACCGCAAAGATCGCGCGCTTTGAGAAATTCTGCATTCAATTGAAGCCACAAGGAAAAAGTTCGCGCGGAAAAATGAAGATGTTGAAAAAATATTCGGAGTGCCCTTCCCGCCCAGAGTTTTCTTTATGGTCCCCGAAAGCCGCAAAGAATTCAAACGAACTGAGCCATGTCGTTGCCTTCAAAGAATATTTGATTCCCGGAGATTCGACCTCGAGGCAGGAAAAAGTCTGGAGTTCTTTAAAAGCGTTTCGAAACAGCCATGTCTTGATCCTTGGACATCACGGCAGTCATACTTCCACTTCAGAAAAACTTTTAAGCTCATTACCTGAATTGCGTATGGGAGTAGCATCCGCGCGATGGTCCCGCTATCGCCATCCCCACAGCGAAGTTCAATGGCGGCTGCTGAAAAGAAAAATCCCCCTTCTTCGCACGGAAGATTGGGGGAATATTTGGTTTGAATGA
- a CDS encoding ComEC/Rec2 family competence protein gives MIVLLLLALSLSTPLPSTLLTNTSIFSEEIQRKCSQTLPKDSQHFNALNSLVCGEKITDKDLRENLRKTSLIHIFVVSGSHLLLLDELLSILRIPFCVRFFFMSFYSIVVGWQAPAVRALLGMCSRRLLHRSRIFLPKDLCVLVAGFLALMLFPAWWNSLSFLMSWCAALALTAPDVLRIRNSWARGFLTQFSIFFFMSAPLWGIGSLHPLSILYNLFLAPVVSYILLPLSFLVSVFSSLVFLFDFFMDHFHHILFVLSEPIEFAARQTPDIRLLWCWILFWHVAFHFLRLHLWQGKDLT, from the coding sequence ATGATTGTTCTTCTTCTTCTTGCTTTGAGCTTAAGCACACCACTTCCCAGCACTTTGCTAACGAACACATCAATATTCAGTGAAGAAATTCAGAGAAAATGTTCACAGACTCTCCCAAAAGATTCGCAACACTTCAATGCACTGAACTCTCTTGTTTGTGGCGAAAAAATCACAGACAAAGATTTGCGCGAAAATTTGCGTAAGACATCGCTCATTCATATCTTTGTGGTCTCGGGTTCTCACCTGCTTTTACTTGATGAACTCTTAAGCATTTTGCGAATTCCATTCTGTGTAAGATTTTTCTTTATGAGTTTTTACTCCATCGTCGTTGGCTGGCAAGCTCCGGCCGTGCGTGCGCTTTTAGGCATGTGCAGTCGGCGTCTTCTTCATCGCTCTCGCATCTTTCTTCCTAAAGACCTGTGCGTGCTCGTAGCGGGGTTTCTGGCGCTGATGCTATTCCCCGCTTGGTGGAACTCATTGTCTTTCCTAATGAGCTGGTGCGCCGCTTTGGCGCTGACGGCTCCTGATGTGCTGCGCATTAGGAATTCTTGGGCGCGCGGATTTTTAACACAGTTTTCGATTTTCTTTTTTATGAGTGCGCCACTCTGGGGAATCGGAAGTCTGCATCCTTTAAGCATTCTTTATAATTTATTTTTAGCGCCTGTCGTCTCCTACATTCTTCTGCCTCTGAGTTTTCTGGTTTCGGTGTTTTCGTCTTTGGTATTTCTGTTTGATTTTTTTATGGATCACTTCCATCACATTCTTTTTGTGCTATCAGAGCCGATTGAGTTCGCAGCTCGCCAGACCCCAGATATTCGTCTTCTTTGGTGCTGGATTTTATTTTGGCATGTCGCCTTTCATTTTCTGCGTCTGCATCTTTGGCAGGGAAAGGATCTAACATGA